In Quercus robur chromosome 11, dhQueRobu3.1, whole genome shotgun sequence, the sequence ATTGCCAAGGAAACTACGAGGGTGCTCTCTGCTATTATCACAAAAATTACCAAGGTACATCATATGAAGGGGCTAGACATTTTAGATAATTCAGAACAAGATTCTATTGCACTAGATTTTACAATCTAGTATTGGTGTCCAGTTGTAAATGAATTAATATTAACATTATCCAAACCAACAAGTTTATCAACTTCAGTGAATGCAATCAGCTGAAATTCAAGAGTAAAACAAACTCCGTAATTTTCAGCCaaacatcttcatcttcatattCATTTTTGCCGCAACAAGCACAACAGGTTCCTCTGTCCGTGATATGCACCACAAATATTGGTCAGACCTGTCCAATCCCAACAAATATATTGTGTAATTGAATTCGAGCCTTGTGTTTCCTTCCATTATAGTGAGCAGCCAAGTCATTCTCTCCATTGCATTTTGTATTACAGATATTGCACCTAAAAGTATAATTTTCCTCACTAACAGCTTCATTCATAGGTTCAAGTCCACTGTTTGACATTGAAACTCTTTTTTCATGCTCCTCTTTTGTGGGCTGATCAGATTTATTAGCAGTTGAAGCTGAGACACCCATTGACTGGCCATGCTGTTTACCCTCATTATTTGTAATAGTTTTTTGTTTCCATACTTTCCTATATACAGTCTTTTGTGGCTCCTCAACTGGCCGAGCAGTTTTCTTTGTGGTTGAAGCTCGGACAATACTTGGCTGGTTCTTTGTTTTCAGTGCCTCATAAGTAGCCTTGTGTTTCTTTCCTTGAAGGTgtaaatttaagtttttctcACAAAGAACAGTTAACTGACATATATCACAAGTCCACTTTTTTCGGACTTCCTTAGGCATGGGTATATCGGGAAGTTCTCTAGCAGTTGCAGCTGCCGCTGCTGTTTCTATAATCTCCTTAGTGGCTGATGTTCTGTTCTCAGTTTGATCTAGATTAGGCCCTGTTAGAACTACCTGGAAATGCAGTGATAACATAAATTAGGAGCAAAACTATTGTTTAGTCATTTCCATCCTATTTGTGAAAAAAGCATAAGAATTCCATTGCCAAAAAGAAAACATGACTGAAACAACCTAAAATACATAATCAATATAATAGAGATCTCttaatttaaacataaaatatgtacAATACAAATGCAAATGCAAATGATGATGAGAATTCAataacaacaaatcataggAAAAAGCCATTCCTTTTGAggattcattttatttatttatttatttgggatAGATATGATAGGCTTTGAAAACTGTTGGGGGACCACAATTTGACTTCCTACAACTACTCTAAAAACAAGCCCGTATAGTGTGATGTCAAatgccataaaagatttgagtgtgtcTTTCTCATCACCATTTGGTTTTGAGGTGGAATGGCACAGCTCATGGTCCGGCAAAAACTATGGCATCGAattcatgagaaaaaaaaaaaaaaaaagaagaagaagaaggtccAATAGTGCACAAAGCTCCCACTTTTGAGGGCTTTGGGAGAGATGACTAGAGAGCTGCCcccattctttctttctttctttttatttttgttttttggagaaTGAGCTTGAGACTCAAATTTGTGATAGTTCTCCTTGGGAGGAAGGCACTTGCTATCACACCAAGGCCATATCCCCATGATAATTGATCTTTTGAGTCATTATTTATAACAAGATTATGATGCTATTGCTGACCCTCCTAATAGTCTAGACCGACCCAAAGCAGGTTAAAATGTGAAGCCCCTGAGAATGTACTGCGATTTAAAAGTTAGCTGTGTTCATTGCCACCTTCTGGTTTCCCACACCTTGATTGTAACCACTAACATTATCAACCCACTATTTTCAGCATTCAAAGAACCGATTCTACATGAAAATACTCATTTTTACACCCTTCTTTAAAAGAGTGGGTTTTCTACAGAACTTTTTCATAAAGTTGAACAATAAACTCCCTAGTGAATATAATACAAAATCTTACCTTGGCACTAGGTACTTCCTTTTTCTCTATTACTTCCATAGATTTATTATCTTTATGCACAATGTTAGCCTCTCTGCTATTTGACTGCATCAAGAGAAAAGGAGTGGAGATTAGCTCATCtagaaatttttaataaaaaattgtaatatacaTCACAGACTCACAgctctttttcttcaataattaaagaataattgAAATTTGGAAAAAACGATTTTTCATATGATTTCCAAAATAGTGAACACTCTATTAATAAGATTCTTTCAAAACTCTTTGGAATCCTTTTATTCATCTAACTAAAACCAATAACTGTTGGGCATAAGAGTATATTGAAAGACTCATAGTAAATGTTCTAGTTGCATGAGTAACATTTTAAGCTTTACCCTCTCCACTTGTTTCCTGACCATAACCGAAATAGATTTGAACTCTTCCATGCCGTGATtaaactttttactttttttctgaaaaaatgAAGGCAAAGTTAGAGATAAAGGTGTGATCATTAGTCCATTTTGTCACCCGGAATGAGATCCTAATAAAGATAACAAAAGAAAAGCAcaaatatagtaaaaaaaaaaaattatcaagctTGGGTATCAGTCCTGTGCCATCTTGTTAAGTTCTAGTTCTAGAATTCTATGttgatatggttgtgaagagaaACACAAGCGTGTGTTATGTTCCACAGTGCGCATGTACTAAGTCCATCTGGATTATACAAGTGACTATGGGAAGCTTTAATTGTGACCAATCCTTTTGGGATATCATCCATATATGACTAGTGCGTACTCAGGTTGTGGTAATTccacaaaaacccatttatcTGAATGCCAATTCCAACCTATCTAATTAACTAACTAAGAAAACTGTTTTCCAATTGTATATAAAAGTTTGATATAACATTTTATCTTAACTGAAAGCTATAGAACACAAAGTGCCATACCTTGGCAGCAATAAGTTCCTCCAGAGCTTCAGGTCcattattgtttatatatctCTCTGCCTGAGCTAGAAAGTTATCTCTCTTGAATAAGAATTCCTTCCATTTATTGAATTCATCAACGAAAATTGGTGGGTTCATGGAGAGGCATGGATGTATAAAGTGATTATAGACATAAATAGCACCATCGAAGTGAGGTACAACCAGCCAGCAGATGATCATTAGCTTAATGTGTTGCCAGAACAGTAACCTGACAGTTAAAGATGGTAAACAAGACATATTATAGACATGTCACCCGTATATATGTACACACGtcaagaaaagacaaaaaaaaaaatctaatcaagTTAAATTTTGGCATATAACATAGTGAATGAAATCCCTCAGATGTAGTAGCCTCTTATTGATGAAGCACACAAGGTGACAGAATTCTGTAATTCAAGAAGTCCAACCTATagcttttatatttttgagcttcAAGCGGTTCCCAAGAACATGAAATGAATATTGAATTAGCACAAACTTCTAGTTTACTCAATTTATTGTTGACATGGACATGAGAATCA encodes:
- the LOC126706294 gene encoding uncharacterized protein LOC126706294 isoform X1; amino-acid sequence: MLLVILNFALKCLYVLSWPFFSLAYPLCASIQAIENNSNSDTQTLATYWIVFSLISLFENAFLKFLERLLFWQHIKLMIICWLVVPHFDGAIYVYNHFIHPCLSMNPPIFVDEFNKWKEFLFKRDNFLAQAERYINNNGPEALEELIAAKKKSKKFNHGMEEFKSISVMVRKQVERSNSREANIVHKDNKSMEVIEKKEVPSAKVVLTGPNLDQTENRTSATKEIIETAAAAATARELPDIPMPKEVRKKWTCDICQLTVLCEKNLNLHLQGKKHKATYEALKTKNQPSIVRASTTKKTARPVEEPQKTVYRKVWKQKTITNNEGKQHGQSMGVSASTANKSDQPTKEEHEKRVSMSNSGLEPMNEAVSEENYTFRCNICNTKCNGENDLAAHYNGRKHKARIQLHNIFVGIGQV
- the LOC126706294 gene encoding uncharacterized protein LOC126706294 isoform X2 produces the protein MLLVILNFALKCLYVLSWPFFSLAYPLCASIQAIENNSNSDTQTLATYWIVFSLISLFENAFLKFLERLLFWQHIKLMIICWLVVPHFDGAIYVYNHFIHPCLSMNPPIFVDEFNKWKEFLFKRDNFLAQAERYINNNGPEALEELIAAKSNSREANIVHKDNKSMEVIEKKEVPSAKVVLTGPNLDQTENRTSATKEIIETAAAAATARELPDIPMPKEVRKKWTCDICQLTVLCEKNLNLHLQGKKHKATYEALKTKNQPSIVRASTTKKTARPVEEPQKTVYRKVWKQKTITNNEGKQHGQSMGVSASTANKSDQPTKEEHEKRVSMSNSGLEPMNEAVSEENYTFRCNICNTKCNGENDLAAHYNGRKHKARIQLHNIFVGIGQV